The proteins below come from a single Pseudarthrobacter sp. SSS035 genomic window:
- the pknB gene encoding Stk1 family PASTA domain-containing Ser/Thr kinase, translated as MQEQVSDRLVGTLVDNRYAVRSKLARGGMSTVYLATDLRLERDVALKVLHPHLATDETFLDRLGREAKAAAKLSHAHVVGVLDQGNDGQTAYLVMEHIKGHTLRDVIRSKGALPPRLALALIDPVVQGLGAAHAAGLIHRDVKPENVLIADDGRIKIGDFGLARAVTTSTSTGTLIGTVGYLSPELVLGKQADTRSDIYSVGIMLYEMLTGQQPYDGEVPIQVAYKHVNETVGPPSALVPGLAAEVDELVQWCTANDPENRPVDGNALLQELRHIRTNLTDAELDLRPPAATQEGQQNQTEIIDRTNNPTAVMSSFSRPQPQHPPHAPHALYPPDADYRPGEQFRPEAHHGPDAQDAVPAAIPLSKRARRKLDRQDEKARSRAAATPVRSLREGNPRRRGALWVVVLVIIALLATGAGWFFGMGPGSPGTIPAVANKSVAQAQQLLSEAGFQSRTSDVFDDDVPSGLVVGSDPTAGTETRKFQLVSLFVSKGPQLFELPKLTGGTLDDAKNALNQAEMALGTVTEQFDEAVAAGVVLAQDPAAGTPARHGTPVALSVSKGPQPIPVPSVVGLEEDAAVDAIKAAGLKADVAKDKVNDPKVPKGSVAAQSPATGTLTKGGTVTLTISDGPRLVEVPSFIGKQAKEAEEALRALGFEVRVNNILGGFFGTVRDQDPVKKKVPEGSVVTLTVV; from the coding sequence GTGCAGGAACAAGTGTCAGACCGTCTCGTTGGAACGCTGGTGGACAACCGCTACGCCGTCCGCTCCAAACTCGCGCGCGGCGGCATGTCCACCGTATATCTGGCAACGGACCTTCGGCTGGAACGCGATGTTGCCCTGAAGGTCCTTCATCCCCACCTCGCCACCGACGAGACGTTCCTGGACCGGCTGGGCCGCGAGGCGAAAGCCGCCGCGAAGCTGTCCCACGCCCATGTGGTGGGAGTCCTGGACCAGGGTAACGACGGCCAGACGGCCTATCTGGTCATGGAACACATCAAGGGTCACACGCTCCGGGACGTCATCAGATCCAAAGGTGCGCTGCCTCCCCGCCTGGCCCTTGCCCTGATTGATCCGGTAGTGCAGGGCCTCGGCGCGGCCCATGCCGCGGGGCTTATCCACCGGGATGTGAAACCCGAGAACGTCCTGATTGCCGACGACGGCCGGATCAAGATCGGCGACTTTGGACTGGCCCGGGCGGTAACGACGTCAACGAGCACCGGGACGCTGATCGGTACGGTGGGTTACCTCTCCCCCGAGCTTGTGCTGGGAAAGCAGGCTGACACCCGGAGTGATATCTATTCGGTGGGCATCATGCTCTATGAGATGCTGACCGGCCAGCAGCCGTACGACGGCGAGGTCCCCATCCAGGTTGCGTACAAGCACGTGAATGAAACGGTCGGTCCGCCGTCGGCCTTGGTGCCTGGCCTCGCCGCCGAGGTGGATGAACTCGTCCAGTGGTGCACCGCAAACGATCCCGAGAACCGCCCGGTGGACGGCAACGCCCTGCTGCAGGAACTCCGCCACATCCGGACCAACCTCACGGATGCCGAACTGGACCTCAGGCCGCCGGCCGCGACCCAAGAAGGCCAGCAGAACCAGACCGAGATCATCGACCGCACCAACAACCCCACCGCCGTGATGTCGTCCTTCTCCCGGCCGCAGCCACAGCACCCACCGCACGCTCCGCATGCCCTGTATCCGCCCGACGCCGACTACCGGCCAGGCGAACAGTTCCGGCCGGAAGCGCACCACGGGCCAGATGCTCAAGACGCCGTCCCGGCAGCGATCCCCCTCAGCAAACGCGCCCGCCGCAAGCTCGACAGGCAGGACGAGAAGGCAAGGTCCCGGGCTGCGGCGACCCCTGTCCGGAGTCTGCGGGAGGGGAACCCGCGGCGCCGCGGCGCCCTCTGGGTGGTGGTCCTGGTCATCATCGCGTTGCTTGCCACAGGAGCCGGCTGGTTCTTCGGCATGGGCCCCGGGTCGCCGGGCACCATTCCGGCGGTCGCCAACAAGTCAGTGGCCCAGGCCCAGCAACTGCTCAGCGAGGCGGGGTTCCAGTCGCGTACCAGCGACGTCTTTGACGACGATGTTCCGTCCGGCCTCGTTGTGGGCTCCGACCCGACTGCCGGAACGGAGACCCGGAAGTTCCAGCTCGTGTCCCTGTTTGTTTCCAAGGGGCCGCAACTGTTCGAACTCCCGAAACTGACCGGCGGAACGCTCGACGACGCTAAAAATGCACTGAACCAGGCCGAAATGGCGCTGGGTACCGTCACTGAACAATTTGATGAGGCCGTTGCCGCCGGCGTTGTGTTGGCCCAGGATCCCGCGGCAGGAACCCCGGCGCGCCATGGCACTCCGGTAGCCCTGTCCGTCTCCAAGGGCCCGCAGCCGATCCCCGTTCCGTCAGTCGTCGGGCTGGAGGAGGACGCCGCCGTCGACGCCATTAAGGCGGCCGGGCTCAAGGCCGATGTCGCGAAGGACAAAGTCAACGATCCCAAGGTGCCCAAGGGGTCGGTTGCCGCGCAGTCGCCTGCGACCGGCACCCTGACCAAGGGCGGCACGGTGACGCTGACCATTTCAGACGGACCCAGGCTCGTTGAAGTCCCCAGCTTCATCGGGAAACAAGCCAAGGAAGCCGAAGAAGCGCTGCGTGCGCTGGGCTTCGAGGTACGGGTGAACAATATCCTCGGCGGCTTCTTCGGCACGGTACGGGATCAGGACCCAGTGAAGAAAAAGGTGCCTGAAGGCTCCGTCGTCACCCTGACAGTGGTGTAG
- a CDS encoding polyprenyl synthetase family protein, with protein MSVSEQLRIEQTAFVAAVAGELTDFLTTRQSLMAAISPDIDPIMGSISNLVTGGKRLRALMCYWGWRGAGGEPAAQEIVTAGSALELFQAAALIHDDIIDRSDTRRGGPSVHRRFSQLHHAQGWALDSERFGHAAAILTGDLCLSFSEEAFTDIGAQAAAGSRARLIFNLMRAEVMAGQYLDILEEVAGPVRDRAGAVTRAQSIIRFKSAKYSTEHPLALGGALADAPDELLRGYSAFALPLGEAFQLRDDVLGVFGDPVTTGKPAGDDLREGKRTVLIALALGQASTAESAFIDAKLGSPDLGDADVAEIRRIIEESGALQATEVLINEFGAAAYDALEQLPLEELPKTALRKLAEATVSRAS; from the coding sequence GTGAGCGTTTCGGAGCAGCTAAGGATTGAGCAGACTGCATTCGTCGCCGCCGTTGCCGGTGAGCTGACAGACTTCCTCACCACGCGGCAATCCCTGATGGCCGCCATTTCACCCGATATCGATCCCATTATGGGTTCCATTTCGAACCTGGTGACCGGCGGCAAAAGGCTCCGGGCGCTGATGTGTTACTGGGGGTGGCGCGGCGCGGGCGGCGAGCCGGCAGCCCAGGAAATCGTGACGGCGGGATCGGCGCTGGAGCTTTTCCAGGCAGCTGCCCTGATCCATGACGACATCATTGACCGCTCGGACACCCGGCGGGGCGGCCCCAGCGTGCATCGCCGCTTCAGCCAGCTGCACCACGCGCAGGGCTGGGCTCTGGACAGCGAGCGGTTTGGGCACGCAGCCGCGATCCTCACCGGGGATCTTTGCCTCTCGTTCAGCGAGGAGGCCTTCACGGACATCGGCGCACAGGCAGCCGCAGGCAGCAGGGCACGGCTCATCTTCAACCTCATGCGTGCCGAGGTGATGGCGGGGCAGTATCTTGACATCCTCGAGGAAGTGGCCGGTCCTGTCCGGGACCGGGCCGGAGCAGTGACACGGGCACAGTCCATCATCAGGTTCAAGTCCGCCAAATATTCCACTGAGCACCCGCTGGCGCTTGGCGGCGCCTTGGCGGACGCTCCGGACGAGTTGCTCCGGGGCTACTCGGCCTTCGCGTTGCCGCTGGGTGAGGCGTTCCAACTGCGCGACGACGTCCTGGGCGTCTTTGGGGACCCTGTCACCACGGGCAAGCCTGCAGGTGACGATCTCCGCGAAGGCAAGCGGACCGTACTCATTGCCCTCGCGCTGGGCCAGGCATCAACCGCCGAATCGGCGTTTATCGATGCGAAGCTGGGCAGCCCTGACCTGGGCGACGCCGATGTGGCCGAGATCCGCCGAATCATCGAAGAGTCGGGGGCGCTTCAGGCCACTGAAGTGCTGATCAACGAATTTGGCGCCGCGGCGTATGACGCACTGGAACAGCTGCCGCTGGAAGAACTGCCCAAGACTGCCCTGCGGAAGCTGGCGGAAGCGACGGTCAGCCGCGCATCCTGA
- a CDS encoding lytic transglycosylase domain-containing protein encodes MTTSRSPKQPSRQSLPMIAVTTAALPAVVLSSLALAQPAAAEAPARAIPATLAAAMSAQAAGPKAALIPAASVSTTIPAAFQPMQPAAPAEYTIARGDTISGIAGKFGLDTYEVLKLNNLQPNTIIYPGQKIKLSGTGSAPAPAPAAPAAAAPANAGGSYTVKSGDTLGAIAARHNASLSDVFSWNGLNMRSIIYPGQKIKVGAGAPAAPAAPASAVQPSSAPAAPAPAPAPAAPAPAAPAPGGSYTIKAGDTLSAIASRHGVKLSDILAANQLSMTTVIYPGNKLVIPGASIQPASSTPAAPAAPAAPLVPSSFLGFTYPAAVVSSANENKALLNASPVPSRAEMRAIVADTARQMGVDPTLALAFAHQESGFNQRAVSPANAIGTMQVIPSSGQWASDLVGRKLNLLDPYDNATAGVAIIKRLIATSKDLDTAIAGYYQGQYSVSKYGMYDDTKAYVAAIKAHQKNFG; translated from the coding sequence ATGACGACGTCCCGCTCGCCAAAGCAGCCCTCCAGGCAGAGCCTGCCCATGATTGCTGTCACCACAGCAGCGCTTCCTGCGGTTGTCCTGTCGTCGTTGGCCCTCGCCCAGCCTGCTGCCGCAGAGGCCCCTGCCCGCGCTATCCCGGCAACCCTTGCCGCCGCGATGAGCGCCCAGGCAGCCGGACCTAAGGCTGCCCTGATCCCGGCGGCCTCGGTTTCCACTACCATTCCGGCTGCCTTCCAGCCCATGCAGCCGGCGGCTCCCGCGGAATACACCATTGCCCGGGGCGACACCATCAGCGGAATCGCCGGCAAATTCGGGCTGGACACGTACGAGGTCCTTAAGCTCAACAACCTCCAGCCGAACACCATCATCTACCCAGGCCAGAAGATCAAGCTGTCGGGCACGGGTTCCGCCCCCGCCCCGGCTCCTGCGGCCCCTGCCGCGGCCGCTCCGGCCAACGCCGGAGGCAGCTACACCGTAAAGTCCGGCGATACGCTCGGCGCCATCGCGGCCCGGCACAATGCCAGCCTGTCGGACGTTTTCAGCTGGAATGGCCTGAACATGCGCTCCATCATCTACCCCGGCCAGAAGATCAAAGTCGGCGCAGGTGCTCCCGCAGCCCCGGCTGCACCGGCTTCGGCCGTACAGCCTTCTTCCGCTCCCGCAGCGCCTGCTCCCGCGCCTGCTCCGGCTGCGCCTGCTCCCGCTGCGCCTGCTCCCGGCGGTTCATACACGATCAAAGCCGGCGACACCCTGTCAGCGATCGCCTCCCGGCACGGCGTCAAGCTCTCGGACATTCTGGCGGCCAACCAGCTGAGCATGACTACTGTCATCTACCCCGGCAACAAGCTGGTCATTCCCGGTGCCTCCATTCAGCCCGCTTCGTCCACCCCGGCGGCCCCGGCGGCCCCCGCCGCCCCGCTGGTGCCGAGCTCCTTCCTGGGTTTCACCTACCCCGCTGCCGTTGTGAGCTCTGCCAACGAGAACAAGGCCTTGCTGAACGCCTCTCCCGTACCGTCCCGGGCCGAGATGCGCGCAATTGTGGCCGACACGGCACGCCAGATGGGCGTGGACCCCACCCTGGCCCTGGCCTTCGCGCACCAGGAGTCCGGCTTTAACCAGCGTGCGGTTTCACCTGCCAACGCGATCGGCACCATGCAGGTCATCCCGTCCTCCGGGCAGTGGGCCTCCGACCTCGTAGGGCGGAAGCTGAACCTGCTGGACCCCTACGACAACGCGACGGCCGGCGTGGCGATCATCAAACGGCTTATCGCCACCAGCAAGGACCTCGACACTGCAATTGCGGGTTACTACCAGGGCCAGTACTCTGTCAGCAAATACGGCATGTACGACGACACCAAGGCCTACGTAGCTGCTATCAAGGCGCACCAGAAGAACTTCGGCTAA
- a CDS encoding DUF3040 domain-containing protein yields the protein MPLSEHEQKLLEQLEKQLHEDDPKFANSMGSDPGRTWSTRHIVIGVLCALAGIALLLVGVTVQNIFVGVLGFVVMGAGVYFATMRNASGGKQRSAPGTGKSGKPRSSFMSSLEERWDERRRDES from the coding sequence ATGCCGCTCTCGGAGCACGAACAGAAGCTGCTGGAGCAGCTGGAGAAGCAGCTGCACGAGGACGATCCGAAGTTCGCGAATTCCATGGGTTCGGACCCTGGGCGAACGTGGTCCACCCGTCACATCGTGATTGGGGTGCTCTGCGCCCTCGCGGGGATCGCCCTGCTCCTGGTCGGCGTTACAGTCCAGAACATCTTCGTGGGTGTCCTGGGCTTCGTGGTTATGGGCGCGGGTGTGTACTTCGCCACAATGCGTAACGCGTCCGGCGGCAAGCAGCGCTCCGCACCTGGCACTGGTAAGTCCGGGAAGCCACGGAGTTCCTTTATGTCCAGCCTGGAAGAACGCTGGGACGAGCGTCGCCGCGACGAATCCTAA
- the rsmH gene encoding 16S rRNA (cytosine(1402)-N(4))-methyltransferase RsmH, with the protein MNDDPKPTSERHVPVLKDRCINLLAPGFEAARLRGETPIAIDATLGMGGHSEAMLERFPDLHLIGIDRDEEALALSGERLAPFASRTDLVHAVYDEIADVLEDLGVAQVHGILMDLGVSSLQLDERERGFAYSFDAPLDMRMDTSRGQTAADVVNNYSEEDLVRIIRKWGEEKFAGRIANRIVAARTVKPFATTGELVEQIRSVVPAAAAKSGGHPAKRTFQALRIEVNEELDVLERAVPAAVAATALGGRIVVMSYHSLEDKIVKSVFQAGSKSSAPLGFPVELEEHKAFLKSLTKGTEVPTAVEIAENPRAASARLRAVERIRARREA; encoded by the coding sequence ATGAACGATGACCCGAAGCCAACGTCCGAACGCCATGTGCCGGTCCTCAAGGACCGGTGCATCAATTTGTTGGCCCCCGGCTTCGAAGCTGCCCGCCTCCGAGGTGAGACCCCCATCGCGATTGACGCGACCCTCGGCATGGGCGGCCACTCCGAAGCCATGCTGGAGCGTTTCCCGGATTTGCACCTGATCGGCATCGACCGTGATGAGGAAGCCCTGGCACTGTCAGGGGAGCGGCTGGCGCCTTTCGCTTCCCGGACTGACCTGGTCCACGCCGTCTACGACGAAATCGCCGACGTCCTCGAAGACCTGGGCGTGGCACAGGTTCATGGCATCCTGATGGACCTGGGCGTTTCATCCCTGCAGCTGGACGAGCGTGAGCGAGGCTTCGCCTATTCCTTTGACGCTCCGCTGGACATGCGGATGGACACCAGCCGCGGGCAGACCGCAGCAGATGTGGTCAACAACTACAGCGAAGAGGATCTCGTCAGGATCATCCGGAAGTGGGGCGAGGAGAAGTTCGCCGGCCGGATCGCCAACAGGATTGTCGCGGCGAGGACAGTTAAGCCTTTCGCCACCACCGGGGAACTCGTGGAACAGATCCGCTCCGTGGTGCCGGCGGCAGCCGCCAAATCGGGCGGCCACCCGGCCAAACGGACGTTCCAGGCACTTCGGATTGAAGTGAACGAGGAACTCGACGTGCTGGAGCGCGCTGTTCCTGCCGCCGTGGCAGCAACGGCCCTGGGCGGACGCATCGTGGTGATGTCTTACCACTCCCTCGAGGACAAAATCGTCAAATCAGTTTTCCAGGCTGGCTCCAAATCCTCCGCGCCGCTCGGATTTCCGGTGGAGCTTGAGGAACACAAGGCGTTCCTCAAATCCCTGACCAAGGGCACCGAGGTTCCCACCGCCGTCGAGATTGCAGAAAATCCGCGCGCAGCCTCCGCCAGGCTGCGGGCCGTGGAACGTATCAGAGCCAGGAGAGAAGCATGA
- a CDS encoding penicillin-binding protein 2 — MAQRTGKAKSGKAPNATKRLRLGLGIMLTLLLVVGGKLFFVQGLDVGGMAAAALDYRMRETSLPAERGSILGANGTVLANSVIRYNIVVDQTTNTKTEKFWRLEEGVDKLVEVSREQGISELAAVLGMDADELRNAVTGESKYHIVAKDLKPDVELRVSDLSIPGIVTEGVSKRVYPNGSVAGGIIGFLQDGNTGQAGIEQTQDGLLRGKDGKRLFEIGADGLRIPVGVDELTPPEDGKDVKLTLNSDLQYFAQQAIQSQSDKQGAEWGVITVMDAKTGDIVAMADTNAPDPNDPGRVAAKDRGVRSVTAAYEPGSVQKMITAAALIEEGKSSPLDTFTLGPSYTVDGQTFTDAFTHGTEERTLAGILGWSMNTGTVAAGSRLTKEQRYDWLKKFGIGEAPDIGLPATASGILTPADQWDGRQEYTVLFGQGVSQSTLQTVRAFQTIANNGVMLQPRLIDAYVSPDGTEEKVAPQPSRQVVSDGTAQQVQDILESAVTEGQIKDAAIDGYRVGAKTGTSEAPCENGTSGFCGYTASIVGMAPMDDPRFIVEVVLQRPKGNIYGITQGPVFRSVMSQALRTYNVQPSTGEPARLPQYAK; from the coding sequence GTGGCGCAGAGGACGGGCAAGGCAAAAAGCGGCAAGGCCCCTAACGCCACCAAGCGGCTGCGCCTCGGCCTGGGCATTATGCTGACGCTGCTATTAGTGGTGGGCGGCAAGCTCTTTTTCGTCCAAGGGCTCGACGTCGGCGGGATGGCCGCAGCTGCGCTCGATTACCGGATGCGCGAGACTTCCCTCCCCGCCGAACGCGGCAGCATCCTTGGCGCCAACGGGACGGTCCTGGCCAACAGTGTGATCCGCTACAACATTGTGGTGGACCAAACCACCAACACGAAGACAGAGAAGTTCTGGCGCCTGGAGGAGGGCGTGGACAAACTCGTTGAAGTCAGCCGGGAGCAGGGCATCAGCGAACTCGCGGCTGTCCTGGGCATGGACGCTGACGAACTCAGGAACGCCGTGACGGGCGAATCGAAGTACCACATCGTCGCTAAGGACCTGAAGCCGGACGTTGAGCTCAGGGTCTCGGATCTCAGTATTCCCGGCATCGTCACTGAGGGCGTCAGTAAACGCGTGTACCCCAACGGTTCCGTGGCCGGCGGCATTATCGGCTTCCTCCAGGACGGCAACACGGGCCAGGCGGGGATCGAGCAGACCCAGGATGGGCTGCTGCGCGGGAAGGACGGCAAGCGGCTCTTCGAGATCGGTGCCGACGGTCTCCGGATTCCGGTCGGCGTGGATGAGCTGACACCGCCCGAGGACGGCAAGGACGTCAAGCTCACGCTCAATTCCGATCTCCAGTATTTCGCCCAGCAGGCCATTCAGAGCCAGTCAGACAAACAGGGCGCCGAGTGGGGTGTCATCACCGTGATGGATGCCAAGACCGGTGACATTGTCGCGATGGCGGACACTAATGCCCCGGATCCGAACGATCCCGGACGGGTGGCCGCCAAGGACCGCGGCGTGCGCTCCGTGACCGCGGCGTATGAGCCCGGCTCGGTACAGAAGATGATCACGGCCGCGGCCTTGATTGAAGAAGGAAAATCCAGCCCCCTGGATACGTTCACTCTCGGACCGTCGTACACCGTGGACGGCCAGACCTTCACAGACGCCTTTACCCATGGCACCGAAGAGCGCACGCTCGCCGGAATCCTGGGCTGGTCAATGAACACCGGCACCGTGGCGGCCGGGTCGCGGCTGACCAAGGAACAACGGTACGACTGGCTTAAGAAATTCGGCATCGGCGAAGCCCCGGACATTGGGTTGCCGGCTACGGCCTCCGGCATTCTCACACCGGCGGACCAGTGGGACGGCCGCCAGGAATACACGGTGCTGTTCGGGCAGGGCGTATCGCAGTCCACCCTGCAGACGGTCCGAGCCTTCCAGACGATCGCCAACAACGGTGTGATGCTCCAGCCGCGCCTGATTGACGCCTACGTTTCACCGGACGGAACAGAGGAGAAAGTCGCTCCGCAGCCTTCCCGCCAGGTGGTGTCGGACGGCACCGCGCAGCAGGTCCAGGACATCCTGGAAAGCGCGGTGACCGAAGGCCAGATCAAGGACGCCGCGATCGACGGATACCGGGTGGGGGCCAAGACCGGAACGTCGGAGGCGCCGTGCGAGAACGGTACGTCCGGCTTCTGCGGCTACACCGCTTCAATTGTGGGGATGGCACCGATGGATGATCCCCGGTTTATTGTTGAGGTGGTGCTGCAGCGGCCCAAGGGCAATATCTACGGCATTACGCAGGGGCCCGTGTTCCGTTCGGTCATGAGCCAGGCGCTGCGCACTTACAACGTCCAGCCGTCCACGGGTGAACCGGCCAGGCTGCCGCAGTACGCCAAGTAG
- the mraZ gene encoding division/cell wall cluster transcriptional repressor MraZ has product MFLGTHSPRLDEKGRIILPAKFREELASGLVLTRGQERCIYVFSEQEFARVHEQMREAPISSKQARDYIRVFLSGASDEVPDKQGRITIPAALREYAGLGRELAVIGAGTRAEIWDAQAWNEYLAEKETAFSETDDAIPGIL; this is encoded by the coding sequence GTGTTTCTGGGCACACATTCGCCACGTCTGGACGAAAAGGGCCGAATTATCCTCCCTGCGAAGTTCCGTGAGGAGCTTGCCAGCGGGCTTGTTCTCACCAGGGGACAGGAACGTTGCATCTACGTCTTCAGTGAGCAGGAATTTGCACGTGTCCACGAGCAAATGCGGGAGGCGCCCATTTCCTCCAAGCAGGCCCGGGACTATATCCGCGTCTTTCTCTCTGGAGCCTCGGACGAGGTACCTGACAAGCAGGGGCGCATAACCATTCCGGCCGCGCTCCGGGAGTACGCAGGCCTCGGCAGGGAACTGGCCGTTATCGGTGCAGGAACCCGGGCCGAGATCTGGGATGCCCAGGCCTGGAACGAGTACCTCGCGGAGAAGGAAACCGCCTTCTCCGAAACCGACGACGCCATTCCGGGGATCCTGTGA
- the dinB gene encoding DNA polymerase IV: MHVDMDAYFVSVELRTRPELRGKPVIVGFPADRSVVLSASYEARAFGVKSAMPMVVAARMCPKAVIIEPRHKLYYEVSAQLMEIFESITDLVEPLSVDEAFLDVGGAIRRLGPPRVIGELIRGRVAAELGITASVGIAASKFVAKIASTRCKPDGLLLIGPDETVPYLHSLPVGALWGIGAKTADVLARMGIRTVADVAATPVSSLKKMLGATGEHVYRLSWGIDPRPVTPVRLEKSIGAEETFAVDTGDDALIARELLRLSHRTAGRLRSSGMVARTVALKLRYADFSTITRSRTVHTPVDSAQLIYAVAIQLLESLGSRPMTVRLVGIRAEQLEDTAHTSLQLSLDRRDDNWRAAEQALDEVSRKFGSKSVLPASLLDSGNGS; encoded by the coding sequence ATGCACGTGGACATGGACGCCTACTTCGTCTCCGTGGAGCTTCGCACGCGGCCGGAACTCCGCGGCAAACCGGTGATCGTTGGATTTCCCGCGGACCGCTCAGTGGTCCTCTCGGCGTCGTATGAAGCACGCGCGTTCGGGGTGAAGTCCGCCATGCCCATGGTGGTCGCGGCCAGGATGTGCCCCAAAGCGGTCATCATTGAACCGCGCCACAAGCTGTACTACGAGGTTTCCGCCCAGCTGATGGAGATTTTCGAGTCCATCACCGATCTCGTGGAACCGCTGAGTGTGGACGAAGCCTTCCTGGACGTCGGCGGCGCCATCCGCCGGTTGGGACCCCCGCGCGTCATCGGTGAATTGATCCGGGGCCGGGTGGCTGCCGAACTGGGCATTACGGCCTCCGTGGGCATTGCAGCCAGTAAGTTCGTGGCCAAGATTGCTTCCACGCGTTGCAAGCCGGACGGGCTGTTGCTGATTGGACCCGACGAGACAGTGCCCTACCTCCACAGCCTGCCCGTCGGCGCCTTGTGGGGAATCGGCGCGAAGACTGCGGACGTCCTTGCCCGGATGGGCATCCGGACGGTGGCGGACGTGGCGGCCACGCCGGTGTCCTCCCTCAAGAAAATGCTGGGTGCCACCGGTGAGCACGTGTACCGGTTGTCGTGGGGGATCGATCCGCGGCCCGTGACCCCCGTGAGGCTCGAGAAGAGCATCGGAGCTGAGGAGACGTTCGCCGTGGATACGGGCGATGACGCGCTGATCGCCCGGGAATTGCTGCGGCTTTCCCACCGGACGGCAGGACGGCTGCGGAGTTCGGGGATGGTTGCACGGACGGTGGCGTTGAAACTCCGCTACGCCGACTTCTCCACCATCACGAGGAGCCGCACTGTGCACACACCCGTGGACAGCGCCCAACTGATTTATGCCGTGGCCATCCAGCTCCTGGAATCATTGGGGAGCCGTCCCATGACCGTGCGGCTTGTTGGCATCCGGGCCGAGCAGCTCGAAGACACCGCCCACACGTCCCTTCAGCTGAGCCTTGACCGCCGGGATGACAACTGGCGGGCAGCAGAACAGGCCCTGGACGAGGTCAGCCGAAAATTCGGAAGCAAATCCGTCCTCCCCGCCAGTCTGCTGGATTCCGGAAACGGGTCTTAG
- a CDS encoding Rv2175c family DNA-binding protein — MSNVESLVGEWLPLPDVAQLLDVSITRVHGLIDERALAALRVGERRIRSVPAAFILDGQVVDSLKGTIVVLADAGYSDEDLIVWLFTPDESLRGRPIDALREGRKTEIRRRAQTLAW; from the coding sequence GTGAGTAACGTAGAAAGCCTTGTGGGCGAGTGGCTGCCCCTGCCGGATGTCGCGCAGTTGTTGGACGTTTCGATTACGAGAGTCCATGGCCTTATTGATGAACGCGCTTTGGCGGCCCTGCGGGTCGGGGAGCGCCGGATACGTTCAGTTCCGGCCGCGTTTATCCTGGACGGCCAGGTTGTCGACAGCCTCAAAGGGACCATTGTGGTCCTGGCGGACGCCGGCTATTCCGACGAGGATCTCATCGTCTGGCTGTTTACCCCCGACGAGTCGCTCCGCGGCCGGCCGATTGATGCATTGCGGGAAGGCCGCAAGACGGAAATCAGGCGCCGGGCCCAGACCCTGGCCTGGTAA